A window from Fragaria vesca subsp. vesca linkage group LG5, FraVesHawaii_1.0, whole genome shotgun sequence encodes these proteins:
- the LOC101296205 gene encoding protein CUP-SHAPED COTYLEDON 1-like yields MQENLPPGFRFHPTDEELITYYLGRKVSDVSFTSQAVAVVDLNKCEPWDLPGKASMGEKEWYFFNLRDRKYPTGLRTNRATEAGYWKTTGKDKEILRQGVLVGMKKTLVFYKGRAPRGEKTNWVMHEYRLENKHHPFKSSASKEEWVVCRVFQKSIALKKPQQMTSSSPQSVDSPGETNSMVNEFGDVELPNFMNNVANSSSPGFISNMSIPQGNNYNIIDSKMINNDVNMMNTTLNMNNWLGAREAAASGAILPAAALGSWPSSLLSPSNLSSVNSLLLRALQLRSNSASTNSTIYQQPIRSDDAAAGLEDHYSSFMEAQQQQQRQPGLMSHFGTDHNMNSSNVQASSSSKDQIMDSMPQSQQHLEQPFNLDSIW; encoded by the exons ATGCAGGAGAATCTTCCTCCAGGGTTCAGATTCCATCCTACAGATGAAGAACTGATTACGTATTATCTCGGTCGCAAGGTTTCTGATGTTAGTTTCACATCACAAGCCGTAGCTGTTGTCGATCTCAATAAGTGCGAACCTTGGGACCTCCCAG GCAAGGCATCTATGGGAGAGAAAGAGTGGTACTTCTTCAACTTGAGAGACCGGAAATACCCAACTGGACTTCGGACCAACCGAGCCACAGAAGCTGGGTACTGGAAGACAACTGGAAAAGACAAAGAGATACTTCGTCAAGGTGTACTGGTTGGGATGAAGAAGACCCTAGTTTTCTACAAGGGTAGAGCTCCAAGGGGTGAGAAAACCAACTGGGTCATGCACGAATACAGACTAGAAAACAAGCACCACCCCTTCAAATCCTCAGCTTCAAAG GAAGAATGGGTGGTTTGTAGGGTGTTTCAGAAGAGCATAGCATTGAAGAAACCACAGCAAATGACGTCTTCCTCACCGCAATCTGTCGATTCACCAGGCGAGACAAACTCAATGGTAAATGAATTTGGAGACGTGGAGTTGCCAAACTTTATGAACAACGTTGCAAATTCATCTAGCCCTGGGTTCATCAGCAACATGTCAATTCCACAAGGCAACAATTACAACATTATTGATAGTAAGATGATCAATAATGATGTTAACATGATGAACACTACTTTAAACATGAATAATTGGCTCGGGGCGAGAGAGGCAGCGGCTAGTGGTGCTATTCTTCCGGCAGCAGCACTCGGATCATGGCCATCTAGCTTGCTAAGTCCCTCGAATCTTTCGTCGGTGAACTCCTTGCTACTAAGGGCATTACAACTTAGGAGTAACAGTGCTAGTACTAATAGTACCATCTATCAACAACCGATTAGATCAGATGATGCAGCAGCTGGTCTGGAAGATCATTACTCATCTTTCATGGAGGCGCAACAACAACAGCAACGGCAGCCTGGATTAATGTCTCACTTTGGCACTGATCATAACATGAATTCGTCGAATGTGCAAGCTTCATCATCATCTAAGGATCAGATCATGGATTCCATGCCGCAGTCACAACAGCATCTGGAGCAACCATTCAACTTGGACTCCATTTGGTGA